The following coding sequences lie in one Rutidosis leptorrhynchoides isolate AG116_Rl617_1_P2 chromosome 6, CSIRO_AGI_Rlap_v1, whole genome shotgun sequence genomic window:
- the LOC139854824 gene encoding protein CNGC15b-like, which produces MQDEMDSLQKNQTYEIVELPRGKKALKNKWVFKLKKDGSGKVVKYKARLLSRAFSEDHAKTKNTILDPRGKPTNQWNQLFLIAALFSLAVDPLFFYLPVIKDNMCFDEDIKLKTTLTVIRTIIDMFYTLKIYVRFRTAYVAPSRLLGRGELILDSCSISQRYLAGEFWLDLLATIPIPQVMTWFNIVDTTEMMSTKMSVLYIIMIQFFLRLYLTFKLGSCISKQAGLVANVVWVGAAYNLVLFMLAAHVIGAMWYLLSIERQGLCWAEICDKETECKPRYFNCVNVNNPLRETWYPTSNVTSICADVNSYQYGLVEDSVQYSIASNSFYQKYSYCLWWGLRGLSSAGQELQSSPFPAETHFCIIIAITGLILFALLIGNMQQYLESRTKRLEEYRVKRMDTEQWMHHRHLPHEPRERVCKHDLHKWITTRGVNEEEILSALPLDIRRDIKRYVCSELVRRVPLFDQMDERTVDAICERLKPLITTNGTCLVQEGDPTNEMLFIMRGHLDSYNTGGGRSGFLNQCEIGPGDFCGEELLTWALDPRPKVIIPSSTCTVTAITEVEAFALTSKDLKFVATQFRKLHSKKLRYTFGVHSHQWRTWAACFIQAGWKRYKRRNEAGILKAKESSSTYNTNVSSRKDTGLAKLSTNVRRGRVFDDDDVIRSPVPKPKDPEFLDDSDH; this is translated from the exons atgcaggatgagatggattctctacagaaaaatcaaacttatgagattgtagaacttccacgcgggaagaaggcactgaaaaataaatgggtgttcaagctgaaaaaggatggtagtggaaaagtggtgaaatacaaagcacgactt CTTTCACGTGCGTTTTCTGAGGATCACGCAAAAACCAAAAACACAATCCTCGATCCACGAGGCAAACCTACGAATCAATGGAACCAACTGTTTCTAATCGCAGCTCTTTTTTCACTTGCGGTAGATCCTCTATTTTTCTACTTACCCGTAATCAAAGACAACATGTGTTTTgatgaagatataaaactcaaaacAACACTCACTGTCATCCGCACAATCATTGACATGTTTTACACTCTCAAGATTTATGTTCGGTTTCGCACTGCTTATGTCGCTCCTTCACGATTACTTGGTAGAGGTGAGTTGATTCTAGATTCGTGTAGTATTTCGCAAAGGTATCTCGCGGGCGAGTTCTGGCTCGATTTATTGGCTACAATTCCTATTCCGCAAGTGATGACTTGGTTCAATATTGTTGATACGACCGAAATGATGAGTACAAAAATGAGCGTGTTGTATATTATCATGATTCAGTTCTTCTTGAGGCTTTATCTCACGTTTAAACTCGGAAGCTGCATATCAAAACAAGCAGGGCTCGTGGCTAATGTGGTGTGGGTCGGAGCTGCTTATAATCTTGTTCTGTTTATGTTGGCTGCTCAT GTGATTGGAGCGATGTGGTATCTTTTATCGATCGAGAGACAAGGGCTATGTTGGGCAGAAATATGTGATAAGGAAACGGAATGCAAGCCTCGATATTTCAATTGTGTTAACGTAAACAATCCTCTTCGAGAAACATGGTATCCAACGAGCAATGTTACATCTATATGTGCTGATGTTAACAGTTACCAATATGGGCTCGTTGAGGATTCAGTTCAATACTCTATCGCTTCGAATAGTTTTTATCAGAAGTACTCATATTGTCTCTGGTGGGGCCTCAGAGGTTTAAG TTCAGCAGGACAAGAACTTCAATCAAGTCCATTTCCAGCAGAAACACACTTTTGCATAATTATTGCGATTACAGGATTGATTCTCTTCGCGTTGCTTATTGGAAATATGCAA CAATATCTAGAGTCGAGAACTAAACGATTAGAGGAGTACAGAGTAAAACGGATGGATACCGAACAATGGATGCACCATAGACATTTACCACATGAACCAAGGGAGCGTGTATGCAAACACGATCTACATAAATGGATTACAACCCGAGGAGTCAATGAAGAAGAGATTCTAAGTGCGCTTCCTCTAGATATTCGAAGAGATATCAAACGTTATGTATGTTCCGAGCTCGTTAGAAGG GTTCCGCTATTTGATCAAATGGATGAGCGAACTGTGGATGCAATATGTGAAAGGCTAAAACCGTTGATCACAACAAATGGAACTTGCCTGGTTCAAGAAGGTGACCCCACTAACGAAATGCTTTTCATAATGCGGGGTCATCTTGATTCCTATAATACAGGTGGTGGCCGATCTGGCTTCTTAAACCAATGTGAGATCGGCCCTGGAGACTTTTGTGGTGAGGAATTGTTGACGTGGGCACTGGACCCACGTCCAAAAGTCATCATCCCGTCATCTACATGTACAGTCACTGCCATTACTGAGGTGGAAGCTTTTGCTCTCACCTCAAAAGACCTAAAATTTGTGGCCACGCAGTTTCGTAAGCTGCACAGCAAGAAACTTAGATACACGTTTGGGGTTCACTCGCACCAATGGAGAACATGGGCTGCTTGTTTTATACAAGCAGGATGGAAGCGTTACAAAAGGCGAAACGAGGCTGGAATACTAAAGGCCAAAGAGAGTTCAAGCACGTATAATACGAACGTATCAAGTAGAAAGGACACAGGATTAGCGAAATTGTCAACGAATGTAAGAAGAGGAAGGGTGTTTGACGATGATGATGTCATTCGTAGTCCAGTTCCAAAGCCGAAAGATCCCGAGTTTTTAGATGACAGTGATCATTGA
- the LOC139855649 gene encoding 30 kDa ribonucleoprotein, chloroplastic-like, which yields MASSTASLQFITLASSKTLSLSKTPSISSLSISSIKPFPKLFTLSSSKLFEPTPNSRIIRTVSVSSGLELDEELSSDGDDEQPQNFSPDLKLFVGNLPFSVDSAALAGLFEAAGNVEMVEVIYDKVSGRSRGFGFVTMSSVEEVEEAVRKFNGYELEGRAIRVNSGPPPRREESSFGGPREGGRFGGGGGRSFDNTNRVYVGNLAWSVDNVALETLFREQGNVVEAKVVYDRESGRSRGFGFVTYSSADEVNSAIDSLNGVDLDGRNIRVSVAEAPQRRQF from the exons ATGGCTTCATCAACAGCATCCCTTCAATTTATAACCCTAGCTTCTTCAAAAACCCTATCTTTATCTAAAACCCCATCAATATCTTCACTTTCCATTTCATCAATTAAACCATTTCCAAAGCTCTTCACTTTATCATCAAGCAAGCTTTTTGAACCAACCCCAAATTCAAGAATCATCCGTACAGTTTCTGTTTCATCTGGGTTGGAACTTGATGAAGAACTTTCTAGCGACGGAGATGATGAACAGCCGCAGAACTTCTCCCCTGACCTGAAACTTTTTGTTGGTAATTTGCCGTTTAGTGTTGATAGTGCTGCACTTGCTGGTTTGTTTGAAGCTGCTGGTAATGTTGAAATGGTTGAG GTTATATATGACAAGGTTAGTGGAAGAAGCAGAGGTTTTGGGTTTGTCACTATGTCATCAGTTGAAGAAGTTGAGGAAGCTGTTCGAAAATTCAATGGCTAT GAGCTTGAGGGGAGGGCAATTAGAGTGAACTCCGGGCCACCACCAAGGAGGGAAGAATCTTCGTTTGGTGGGCCCAGAGAAGGTGGCCGTTTTGGCGGTGGTGGCGGAAGGAGTTTTGATAACACGAACAGGGTATATGTTGGAAACCTCGCGTGGAGTGTTGATAACGTTGCACTCGAAACGTTGTTTAGGGAACAAGGAAATGTTGTTGAAGCTAAAGTGGTTTACGACAGGGAGAGTGGTAGGTCAAGGGGTTTCGGGTTTGTGACTTACAGTTCAGCCGATGAAGTCAACAGTGCTATTGACTCACTGAATGGAGTT GATCTTGATGGCAGGAATATTCGAGTTAGTGTTGCTGAAGCTCCACAAAGGCGTCAGTTTTAG